A window from Methylocystis sp. MJC1 encodes these proteins:
- the lptB gene encoding LPS export ABC transporter ATP-binding protein, with the protein MNTFAGLSTRLRAAARSLTATVGALQARFGKTAPSLKKENLAEADWRGEEAAEILGALPEDAPAWAQPKSPETNGQASAFTAGSYLEGPGYDGQGLLSVHNLAKAYKSRSVVEDVSLHVARGEAVGLLGPNGAGKTTVFYMITGLVKPDKGVVSLDGYDVTPLPMYRRARLGIGYLPQETSVFRGLSVEDNILAVLEITQPDEKKRKDELEGLLDEFRLTRMRHTPAVALSGGERRRCEIARALAGHPSFMLLDEPFAGIDPIAVGGIQDLVRHLKARGIGVLITDHSVRETLGLTDRAYIIYNGHVLTEGRPEEIVANPDVRRIYLGEDFRM; encoded by the coding sequence TTGAACACATTCGCCGGCCTTTCGACGCGCCTCCGCGCCGCCGCCCGGTCGCTGACCGCGACGGTCGGCGCGCTCCAGGCGCGTTTTGGCAAGACGGCTCCTTCCCTAAAGAAGGAGAATCTGGCCGAGGCCGACTGGCGCGGCGAGGAGGCTGCTGAAATTTTAGGCGCCCTTCCTGAGGATGCCCCCGCTTGGGCGCAGCCGAAATCCCCGGAGACGAACGGCCAGGCGAGCGCCTTCACGGCCGGCTCCTATCTCGAAGGTCCCGGCTATGACGGGCAGGGGCTTCTCTCGGTCCATAATCTCGCCAAGGCCTATAAATCCCGCAGCGTCGTCGAGGACGTGAGCCTTCATGTCGCGCGCGGCGAGGCCGTTGGCCTGCTCGGCCCCAACGGCGCAGGCAAGACCACCGTCTTCTACATGATTACGGGGCTGGTGAAGCCCGACAAGGGCGTGGTGTCGCTCGACGGATATGACGTGACGCCTTTGCCCATGTATCGGCGCGCGCGCCTTGGAATCGGTTATCTGCCGCAGGAAACGTCTGTGTTTCGCGGCCTTTCCGTCGAGGACAATATTCTCGCCGTCCTGGAGATCACCCAACCCGACGAGAAGAAGCGCAAGGACGAGCTCGAAGGTCTGCTCGACGAATTCCGCCTCACCCGCATGCGGCATACGCCGGCGGTTGCGCTTTCCGGCGGCGAACGCCGGCGCTGTGAGATCGCGCGCGCGCTCGCAGGGCATCCGTCTTTCATGCTGCTCGACGAGCCTTTTGCGGGCATCGACCCGATCGCCGTCGGCGGGATTCAGGATCTCGTGCGGCACCTCAAGGCGCGCGGCATCGGGGTGCTCATCACCGACCATAGCGTGCGTGAAACGCTGGGTCTGACCGATCGCGCCTACATCATCTACAACGGCCATGTGCTGACCGAAGGGCGGCCCGAAGAAATCGTGGCTAATCCGGATGTGCGCCGAATCTATCTCGGCGAGGATTTTAGGATGTAA
- the leuD gene encoding 3-isopropylmalate dehydratase small subunit: MEKFTTLTGVAAPLPIMNVDTDMIIPKQYLKTIARTGLGKGLFSEMRYREDGSENPDFVLNQPAYRKATILIAGNNFGCGSSREHAPWALLDFGLRCIISTSFADIFYNNCFKNGILPIKVTQAELDKLFDDASRGANATLTVDLEAQEIRGPDGGVVKFDIDPFRKHCLLNGLDDIGLTLQKAAKIDAFEKATGQSRPWA, translated from the coding sequence ATGGAAAAGTTCACTACGCTCACCGGGGTCGCCGCGCCGCTGCCGATCATGAACGTCGACACGGATATGATCATCCCGAAGCAGTATCTCAAAACCATCGCGCGGACGGGCCTGGGCAAGGGCCTCTTTTCCGAGATGCGCTATCGCGAGGATGGTTCCGAGAACCCCGATTTCGTGTTGAACCAGCCTGCCTATCGCAAGGCGACGATCCTGATCGCGGGCAACAATTTCGGCTGCGGGTCCTCGCGCGAGCACGCCCCTTGGGCGCTGCTCGACTTCGGCCTTCGCTGCATTATTTCGACGAGCTTCGCCGATATTTTCTACAACAACTGTTTCAAGAACGGCATTCTGCCGATCAAGGTTACGCAGGCCGAGCTCGACAAGCTGTTCGACGACGCGTCGCGCGGCGCCAACGCCACGCTGACCGTCGACCTCGAAGCCCAGGAGATTCGTGGGCCTGACGGCGGCGTCGTGAAGTTCGATATCGACCCTTTCCGCAAGCATTGCCTGCTGAACGGCCTCGACGACATCGGACTGACCCTGCAGAAGGCCGCCAAGATAGACGCTTTCGAGAAGGCAACCGGGCAGTCTCGCCCCTGGGCGTAA
- a CDS encoding Crp/Fnr family transcriptional regulator — translation MIAQNWLVEAIGYLAAAANIFVFVSNTMIPLRIAAILANALFAAYFFLKGYYPLFALNAFMAPINVFRLRQMQRLIRDMRSATSAASGGEFDYEWLRPYMKHLALPDGLTLYRKGDLSEEAYILVRGRIALRELGVTLEPGAFFGEMGLFTDENRRTATAVAIADVELLSVRYDELLELAAQNPQFGFYLMKLMMKRMQHNVELARSRSDA, via the coding sequence ATGATCGCGCAGAACTGGCTCGTCGAGGCAATCGGCTATCTCGCCGCCGCGGCGAACATTTTCGTCTTCGTATCGAACACGATGATCCCGCTGCGCATCGCGGCAATTCTCGCCAATGCGCTCTTCGCCGCCTATTTTTTTCTCAAAGGCTATTATCCGCTCTTCGCGCTCAACGCTTTCATGGCGCCGATCAACGTTTTCCGCCTGCGGCAGATGCAAAGGCTCATCCGGGACATGCGCTCTGCGACCAGCGCGGCGAGCGGGGGCGAATTCGATTACGAATGGCTGCGCCCCTACATGAAGCATCTCGCGCTGCCGGATGGCCTCACGCTTTATCGCAAGGGCGATCTCTCCGAGGAGGCCTATATCCTCGTGCGCGGCCGGATAGCGCTACGCGAGCTTGGCGTCACTCTGGAGCCGGGGGCGTTTTTCGGCGAGATGGGGCTTTTCACCGATGAGAACCGCCGTACGGCGACGGCCGTCGCCATCGCCGACGTCGAGCTCTTGAGCGTGCGCTATGACGAATTGCTGGAGCTCGCGGCGCAGAATCCGCAGTTCGGCTTCTATCTCATGAAGCTGATGATGAAGCGCATGCAGCACAATGTGGAGCTGGCGCGGTCTCGCAGCGACGCTTGA
- a CDS encoding L,D-transpeptidase, with protein sequence MRRLVLASLCFFAASGALLSQSHARNAALQAETDPLTELFGGAPAAPAPNGPDGRPQAVAIPREVVALDAKYPAGTVIINTSERRLYYVLGNGQAIRYGVGVGRPGFEWSGVRYVSSKREWPDWTPPAQMLRRRPDLPRHMEGGLNNPLGARAMYLSGTLYRIHGSNEPETIGQAVSSGCIRMTNDDVTDLYDRVKVGTRVVVTR encoded by the coding sequence ATGCGACGGCTCGTCCTAGCATCGCTCTGCTTTTTTGCCGCTTCGGGCGCCCTACTCTCGCAAAGCCACGCGCGGAACGCCGCCCTCCAGGCCGAAACCGATCCGCTGACCGAACTCTTTGGCGGCGCGCCCGCCGCCCCCGCGCCCAACGGGCCAGATGGTCGTCCGCAAGCGGTCGCCATCCCGCGAGAGGTCGTCGCTCTCGATGCAAAATATCCAGCCGGCACGGTCATCATCAACACGAGCGAGCGCCGTCTCTATTACGTGCTCGGTAATGGCCAGGCGATCCGCTATGGCGTGGGCGTTGGCCGTCCGGGCTTCGAATGGTCGGGCGTGCGCTATGTTTCCAGCAAGCGCGAATGGCCCGATTGGACGCCGCCGGCCCAGATGCTGCGCCGCCGTCCCGATCTGCCGCGCCATATGGAAGGCGGCCTCAACAACCCGCTTGGCGCGCGCGCCATGTATCTCTCGGGCACGCTCTATCGCATCCACGGCTCCAATGAGCCGGAGACGATCGGCCAGGCCGTGTCCTCTGGCTGCATCCGCATGACCAATGACGACGTGACCGACCTTTACGATCGCGTGAAGGTCGGCACCCGCGTGGTGGTGACGCGATAA
- the serA gene encoding phosphoglycerate dehydrogenase, producing the protein MPLRVLISDSLSSAAVEVFRSQGIAVDFEPALGKDARKLAEVIHAYDGLAIRSATKVTADILAAGSRLKVVGRAGIGVDNVDIPVATAKGVIVMNTPFGNSVTTAEHAIALMLALARQIPAADASTQAGKWEKNRFIGVEITGKTLGIVGCGNIGSIVADRALGLKMRAIAYDPFLTEERARTLGVEKVEFDELLARADFITLHTPLNAQTRNILSAEALAKTRKGVRIINCARGGLIDEMALGKALDEGHVTGAALDVFNVEPATRNQLFGRQNVVCTPHIGASTVEAQENVALQIAEQMSGYLIHGAISNAVNFPAISAEEAPKLKPFVTLGEKLGNFAGQLARCGAQRLSIIYEGVVAQHKTRAITAAALSGLLKPILDAVNPVSAPTIARERGLAVEEIARDAPSDYESLVTLVLQTAEGDIRLSGTVFHDGKPRIARIGEIEVEAEFAPFMIYVETDDRPGFIGRCASALGEADSNIAGFALGRDQPRGRAVALVAVDEAPPERVLSTIRALPGVGQAVTLAF; encoded by the coding sequence ATGCCGCTCCGCGTCCTCATCTCCGACTCTCTCTCCTCCGCCGCGGTCGAGGTTTTCCGTTCGCAGGGAATCGCGGTCGATTTCGAGCCCGCGCTCGGCAAGGACGCGAGAAAGCTCGCCGAAGTCATCCATGCCTATGACGGCCTCGCCATCCGTTCGGCGACAAAGGTCACGGCCGACATCCTCGCTGCCGGCAGCCGACTGAAGGTCGTCGGCCGCGCCGGCATTGGGGTCGACAATGTCGACATACCAGTGGCGACGGCGAAGGGCGTCATTGTGATGAACACGCCCTTCGGCAACTCCGTCACCACCGCCGAGCACGCCATCGCCCTCATGCTCGCGCTTGCGCGCCAGATCCCCGCCGCCGACGCCTCGACCCAGGCCGGCAAATGGGAAAAGAACCGCTTTATCGGCGTCGAGATCACGGGCAAGACGCTCGGGATCGTCGGCTGCGGCAATATCGGCTCGATTGTCGCCGACCGCGCCCTGGGGCTGAAGATGCGGGCGATCGCTTATGATCCCTTTCTGACGGAAGAGCGCGCCCGAACGCTTGGCGTTGAGAAGGTCGAATTCGACGAGCTGCTCGCGCGTGCGGATTTCATCACGCTTCACACGCCGCTCAACGCCCAGACGAGAAACATCCTTTCAGCCGAGGCGCTGGCCAAGACCCGCAAGGGCGTGCGGATTATCAATTGCGCGCGCGGCGGTCTCATCGACGAGATGGCGCTGGGCAAGGCGCTGGACGAGGGTCATGTCACGGGCGCCGCGCTCGATGTTTTCAACGTGGAACCGGCGACCCGAAACCAGCTGTTCGGCCGGCAGAATGTTGTCTGCACGCCGCATATCGGCGCCTCCACCGTGGAGGCGCAGGAAAATGTCGCGCTGCAGATCGCCGAACAGATGTCCGGCTATCTGATCCACGGCGCGATCTCGAACGCCGTGAATTTCCCAGCAATCTCGGCCGAGGAAGCGCCGAAACTGAAACCCTTCGTGACGCTCGGTGAAAAGCTCGGCAATTTTGCCGGCCAGCTGGCGCGCTGCGGCGCGCAACGTCTTTCCATCATCTACGAAGGCGTTGTTGCGCAGCATAAGACGCGGGCGATTACGGCGGCCGCTCTTTCCGGCCTGCTGAAGCCGATCCTCGACGCGGTCAACCCCGTCTCAGCGCCAACCATCGCCCGGGAGCGCGGTCTCGCTGTAGAGGAGATCGCGCGCGACGCGCCGTCCGACTACGAATCGCTGGTCACCCTGGTCCTTCAGACCGCCGAGGGCGACATCCGACTGTCGGGCACCGTCTTCCACGACGGCAAGCCCCGCATCGCCCGCATTGGGGAGATTGAGGTCGAGGCGGAATTCGCGCCTTTCATGATCTACGTCGAGACCGACGATCGTCCCGGCTTCATCGGCCGCTGCGCCTCCGCGCTTGGAGAGGCAGACTCTAACATTGCAGGCTTCGCGCTCGGGCGCGACCAGCCCCGCGGCCGCGCCGTGGCGCTCGTGGCTGTCGATGAGGCGCCGCCGGAGCGCGTGCTTTCAACGATCCGTGCCCTTCCCGGCGTCGGACAGGCGGTTACGCTCGCCTTCTAG
- a CDS encoding antitoxin, translated as MATAKLFQHGRSQAVRLPKEFRLPGTEVRVSKVGDKVILEPLEAPPFDVAAWRKRLDVLGAAEFLPEGLPEGAPLGPDEDISFD; from the coding sequence ATGGCGACAGCGAAACTCTTTCAGCATGGCCGCAGTCAGGCTGTGCGTCTTCCCAAGGAGTTCCGCCTGCCCGGCACGGAGGTCCGCGTCAGCAAGGTCGGCGACAAGGTGATTCTGGAGCCACTGGAAGCGCCGCCTTTCGACGTCGCCGCCTGGCGCAAGCGCTTGGACGTTCTCGGCGCCGCAGAATTCTTGCCCGAAGGCCTGCCCGAGGGCGCGCCTTTGGGCCCGGATGAAGACATTTCCTTCGACTGA
- a CDS encoding type II toxin-antitoxin system VapC family toxin, which yields MFCLDTNVVIFAINRRRPRIAERLIAEIEARTPMFVPSVVLFELQYGVAKSQRPAQARALLDEFLSAGFETPAFDAEDAYVAGEIRAYLEARGAPIGPFDTLIAAQARRRGAALVTGNRREFERVPGLIVTDWDAA from the coding sequence ATGTTTTGCCTCGACACGAATGTCGTCATCTTTGCGATCAACAGGCGGCGTCCGAGAATCGCGGAGCGGCTGATCGCCGAGATCGAAGCGCGCACCCCGATGTTCGTTCCTTCGGTCGTGCTTTTCGAGCTGCAATACGGCGTGGCAAAGAGCCAGCGCCCCGCTCAGGCGCGGGCGCTGCTCGATGAGTTTCTTTCGGCTGGTTTCGAGACGCCCGCCTTCGACGCCGAGGACGCCTATGTCGCCGGCGAGATCAGGGCCTATCTAGAAGCGCGCGGCGCGCCCATTGGCCCTTTTGATACGCTCATTGCGGCGCAGGCGCGCCGACGCGGCGCGGCGCTCGTCACCGGCAACCGCCGCGAGTTCGAGCGCGTGCCCGGGCTGATCGTCACCGACTGGGACGCGGCCTGA